Proteins from a single region of Scylla paramamosain isolate STU-SP2022 chromosome 35, ASM3559412v1, whole genome shotgun sequence:
- the LOC135090575 gene encoding uncharacterized protein LOC135090575 — protein sequence MEASKVYQLLDGRVEEKRGSDEKNGFKIYHIQWEETLDEEGGFRVFSIGQPSNMPTKCVLLLGVTGAGKTTLVSGVLNNFLGVSFEDPFRLQVKEETGREKTQSQTDFITVYTIYYKEGMKHKYNLVLIDSPGLEDTRAAEQPRDIRSQFEEFITSDLGVDNLHCVGLVAKATTNRDLKSEKAVLEEIISLLGEAVPEITHIFATFACDQPLVEAVVRNAGVQYKSMFQFDNGMLYSPINASSDKELTSRSHRWDKMREHYDAMFGALANALPLSLELIRERKYFDTCKKNLKTQIENLATSVTEMEINKNAYNKYEQQRVTNKDWKQTKRVAVQGNQQAFNCKTCQKTCEIFTNTGGNTSGGFDVGQVIAPIVGAAVLPVPIVGAVVGGVVGSLFSRKKRKQRPQQSPQPLSNAVCRQNVCSHAIKEHALESMKLQTNIDEDMKKLYEEAVSKTEDAKSKIIQAQEEILSCSTTISHTTVELLSHSKKVEKLTKKSFLSTDDINSQLRSEIGQSEVNIIPQATKYIAILTKAMGTLASHSAEEVLGKHELVKEMLLEDYEEFFK from the coding sequence ATGGAGGCTTCAAAAGTGTACCAACTACTGGATGGACGggtagaggagaaaaggggCTCGGATGAGAAGAACGGCTTCAAAATATACCACATCCAATGGGAAGAAACATTAGATGAAGAAGGAGGCTTCAGAGTATTCTCCATCGGCCAACCCTCTAACATGCCCACTAAGTGCGTGTTGCTGCTGGGGGTAACAGGGGCAGGAAAGACCACTTTAGTTAGTGGGGTCTTGAACAACTTCCTTGGAGTCAGCTTTGAAGATCCCTTTCGCCTACAGGTGAAAGAGGAAACTGGTCGTGAGAAGACTCAGAGCCAGACAGATTTCATTACTGTATACACTATTTACTACAAAGAGGGAATGAAGCACAAGTACAACCTAGTGCTTATTGACTCTCCTGGCTTAGAAGACACAAGAGCAGCAGAGCAGCCACGTGATATAAGAAGCCAATTTGAAGAATTTATCACATCAGACCTTGGGGTCGATAATCTGCACTGTGTTGGCCTTGTTGCTAAAGCTACTACAAACAGGGACTTAAAATCTGAGAAGGCTGTACTTGAAGAAATTATTTCACTGCTGGGAGAAGCTGTTCCTGAAATCACTCATATTTTCGCAACTTTTGCTTGTGATCAGCCCTTAGTTGAGGCTGTTGTGAGAAACGCTGGTGTCCAATACAAAAGCATGTTCCAGTTTGACAATGGTATGCTTTACTCCCCAATCAATGCTAGTTCTGACAAGGAATTAACTTCTCGGTCTCACAGATGGGACAAAATGAGAGAGCATTATGATGCAATGTTTGGTGCATTAGCCAATGCTTTACCTTTGAGTTTGGAACTCATCAGAGAGAGGAAATACTTTGACACATGTAAGAAGAATCTAAAGACACAGATAGAAAACTTAGCTACTTCAGTAACAGAGATGGAAATCAATAAGAATGCATACAACAAATATGAGCAGCAAAGAGTTACAAATAAGGACTGGAAGCAAACGAAACGTGTAGCGGTTCAAGGGAATCAACAGGCTTTCAACTGCAAGACGTGCCAGAAAACTTGTGAAATATTTACAAACACTGGCGGTAATACTAGCGGAGGTTTTGATGTAGGTCAGGTGATTGCACCTATTGTGGGTGCGGCTGTTCTTCCCGTCCCAATAGTTGGGGCAGTAGTAGGTGGAGTCGTTGGATCGTTATTTtctaggaagaaaagaaaacaaagacccCAACAAAGCCCCCAACCGTTAAGCAACGCTGTGTGTAGACAGAATGTCTGTTCCCATGCCATAAAGGAACATGCCTTAGAGTCTATGAAATTACAGACAAACattgatgaagatatgaaaaaactttatgaagaagcaGTCTCAAAGACAGAGGATGCAAAATCTAAAATTATCCAGGCTCAAGAAGAAATCTTGAGCTGCAGCACAACTATTTCCCATACCACTGTAGAGTTATTAAGTCATTCAAAGAAAGTAGAGAAgctgacaaaaaaaagttttctttccACTGATGACATAAATTCTCAGCTCAGGAGTGAAATTGGCCAGAGTGAGGTTAATATTATTCCTCAAGCAACAAAGTATATTGCTATTCTTACAAAAGCAATGGGAACACTTGCATCACATAGTGCTGAAGAAGTTCTTGGCAAGCATGAACTTGTTAAGGAAATGCTACTCGAAGATTATGAAGAATTTTTCAAATAG